TAAAAACTTTTGCAATGAGTGTGGTGTAAGCAAGTATTTCCTCCTTAAAAACTTATAAAAGGAAAAATAACAGACATTGCAATTAGTATGGGACATCGTAAAATGGAAATGTTGCAATTACTTGTGGTTAAGGGAGTATTCTATTTATGTGCAGTTCAATATGGAAATAGTTCACTTCGTTTTTGTTCAAGTTTTCTTATTTCAAACCATGGGAAAAAATTAACGTATGTGAGATTACTGTTTATGCTTAATCCTTAGCCTACATAAAGCTGTCAATCATTTTATCAGGTTttgtatgtatgtacgtttcaGTTAACTATCTAGTTTGACCAAAACGTTTATCCAATCGTCTCTTTACAGGTTTTGAAGAGTCAGGTTACAGGTCATAATCTGTATAGCAGATAGTTTTAAAATGGGGCGATTAAAGATGCAACCTGGAATTAATGCAATCGAAGAAGAACCCGAAGATAACGAGAATACTATTTCCGAGAGGGATAAAGCTGCTTTGGGATGCATGATTAACTCCGAAATCGGTGCCGTGTTAGCCGTCATGAGAAGAAACGTAAGATGGGGCGGCCGTTACACGTCAGCCGATGATCAGCTGGAGCACACCCTCATCCAATCTCTCAAGTCATTACGTAGAAAAATATTCTCCTGGCAGCATGAATGGCATACGATGAATCCTGTTGTTTATCTACAACCGTTTTTGGACGTAATTCAATCTGACGAAACTGGTGCACCAATTACAGGTGTCGCGTTGTCATCGGTTTATAAGATCTTGACCCTTGATGTACTTGATCAGAACACTGTTAACGTTGAGGTTGCCATGCACTTGGTTGTCGATGCTGTGACAAGCTGCAGGTTTGAGGTCACTGATCCGGCATCCGAAGAAGTTGTCCTCATGAAGATCCTACAAGTTCTACTCGCTTGTATGAAAAGTAAAGCGTCGGTTATGTTGAGTAATCAACACGTTTGCACCGTATTTAACACGTGTTTCCGTGTAGTTCATCAGGCGGGAACAAAAGGTGAGCTGTTGCAGCGAATGTCTCGCCATATGATTCATGAACTCGTGAGGTGTATTTTTTCACATCTTCCCGAAGCAGTCGGGAGTTTTGGGGTTACGCAACTTGACAACGGAAATGATAATGTTTCATATGATTTAAGTTTAATGACGGAACCGTATGGGGTGCCGTGCATGGTACAAATATTTCATTTCTTATGTCAGTTGTTAAATTCCGTTGAACACATGGCAATAGATTATGATGAAGACGTGCCCCTTTACGCGTTAGGTTTGATCAATTCAGCAATCGAATTGGGTGGGACCGCCATACGTCTTCATCCCCGCTTATTAAGTTTAATCCAAGATGATCTGTTTCGTAATCTGATGCAATTTGGATTATCAACAAGCCCTCTTATTCTTTCAACAACATGCAGCATTGTTCTAAACCTGTATCAACATTTGCGTACCGAACTCAAACTACAACTCGAAGCATTCTTTTCGTGTGTTATTTTACGTCTCGCACAAAGCAGATACGGAGCTTCTTATCAGCAGCAAGAGGTTGCTATGGAGGCTCTCGTTGACTTTTGTAGACTCAAGTCTTTCATGGTGGAAATGTACGCCAACTTAGATTGCGATATAACATGTAGCAATATATTCGAAGAACTTTCTAGCTTGTTGTCGAAAAGTGCGTTCCCCGTAAACTGTCCGTTATCCGCAACGCATCTTCTTGCGTTAGACGGTTTAATCGCTGTTATTAAGGGTATGGCTGAGAGAATAAGCAATGCTTCGGTTAGTTCTGAATTGGCTCTGGTAAACCTTGAAGAGTATGCGCCTTTTTGGATGGTTAAGTGTGATGACTATACCGATCCTGATCATTGGGTCCCGTTTGTACGCAGAAGAAAATACATAAAAAAGCGGCTCGTGATTGGAGCCGATCATTTTAACAGAGATCCGAAAAAAGGGCTCGAGTTTCTTCAAGGAACACATCTTTTACCTGCGAAACTCGATCCTGAAAGTGTGGCTTGCTTTTTCCGGTACACTGCAGGCTTAGATAAGAATCTTGTCGGGGATTTTTTGGGTAATCATGACGAGTTTTGCGTTCAAGTTCTTCATGAATTTGCCGGAACTTTCGATTTCCAAGATATGAATCTGGATACCGCGTTGCGACTCTTTTTAGAGACGTTTCGGCTGCCTGGAGAATCGCAAAAAATACAGAGAGTTCTCGAGGCGTTTTCTGAACGATACTACGAGCAATCACCACACATTCTTGCTAACAAAGATGCTGCTCTTTTGTTATCGTATTCTTTAATTATGCTTAACACGGATCAGCATAATGTTCAAGTTAAGAAGAAGATGACAGAAGAGGATTTCATAAGAAATAACCGTCACATTAACGGTGGTAATGATCTCCCTCGTGAGTTCTTATCCGAGCTCTATGATTCAATCTGCAAAAATGAAATACGAACAATCCCTGATCAAAGTGTAGCTTTTCCCGAAATGAATCCTAGCCGTTGGATTGATTTGATGCACAAGTCGAAGAAAACTGCTCCGTTCATTGTGTCTGATTCCAACAGTCACCTTGACCGTGATATGTTTGCTTTAATGTCGGGCCCGACAATTGCTGCGATATCTGTTGTGTTTGACCATGCTGAGCGGGAAGATGTGTTCCAGACGTGTATCGATGGGTTCTTATCGGTTGCGAAAATCTCTGCCTGTCATTGTCTTGAAGACGTTTTGGATGATTTGGTTGTTTCTCTCTGCAAGTTCACCACCCTATTGAATCCGTCATCTGCTGAGGAACCGGTTCTAGCGTTCGGTGATGATGCAAAAGCCAGGATGGCAACTATAACGGTTTTCACCATCGCCAATAGGTTATAATGATTTTCTTATGTTCTCTCTTTATGTTCCTATGGCACAACAGATGACCCGC
The Helianthus annuus cultivar XRQ/B chromosome 6, HanXRQr2.0-SUNRISE, whole genome shotgun sequence genome window above contains:
- the LOC110865748 gene encoding ARF guanine-nucleotide exchange factor GNOM: MGRLKMQPGINAIEEEPEDNENTISERDKAALGCMINSEIGAVLAVMRRNVRWGGRYTSADDQLEHTLIQSLKSLRRKIFSWQHEWHTMNPVVYLQPFLDVIQSDETGAPITGVALSSVYKILTLDVLDQNTVNVEVAMHLVVDAVTSCRFEVTDPASEEVVLMKILQVLLACMKSKASVMLSNQHVCTVFNTCFRVVHQAGTKGELLQRMSRHMIHELVRCIFSHLPEAVGSFGVTQLDNGNDNVSYDLSLMTEPYGVPCMVQIFHFLCQLLNSVEHMAIDYDEDVPLYALGLINSAIELGGTAIRLHPRLLSLIQDDLFRNLMQFGLSTSPLILSTTCSIVLNLYQHLRTELKLQLEAFFSCVILRLAQSRYGASYQQQEVAMEALVDFCRLKSFMVEMYANLDCDITCSNIFEELSSLLSKSAFPVNCPLSATHLLALDGLIAVIKGMAERISNASVSSELALVNLEEYAPFWMVKCDDYTDPDHWVPFVRRRKYIKKRLVIGADHFNRDPKKGLEFLQGTHLLPAKLDPESVACFFRYTAGLDKNLVGDFLGNHDEFCVQVLHEFAGTFDFQDMNLDTALRLFLETFRLPGESQKIQRVLEAFSERYYEQSPHILANKDAALLLSYSLIMLNTDQHNVQVKKKMTEEDFIRNNRHINGGNDLPREFLSELYDSICKNEIRTIPDQSVAFPEMNPSRWIDLMHKSKKTAPFIVSDSNSHLDRDMFALMSGPTIAAISVVFDHAEREDVFQTCIDGFLSVAKISACHCLEDVLDDLVVSLCKFTTLLNPSSAEEPVLAFGDDAKARMATITVFTIANRYGDFIRAGWRNILDCILKLHKLGLLPARVASDAADDSELLSEPGHGKSLTNSLSNAHMPAVTTPRRSSGLMGRFSQLLSLDSEEPQLQPTELQLAAHQRTLQTIQKCHIDSIFTESKFLQADSLIHLARAIVWAGRPQKGNSGNSSPEDEDTAVFCLELLIAVTLNNRDRIVILWQGVYEHIANIVHATVMPCALVEKAVFGLLRICQRLLPYKENLADDLLRSLQLVLKLDARVADAYCEQITQEVSRLVKANASHVRSQMGWRTITSLLSNTARDPEASEVGFDALTFIMSDGINLMPANFMVCVDAARQFAESRVAHADRSIRALDLMSGSITCLTQWAQEAREAAGEAEAAKTCQDIGEMWLRLVQGLRKVCLDQREDVRNHALLSLEMCLTGVDQVNIQHGFWLQCFDMVIFTVLDDLLEISQGHSQKDFRNMEGTLVLALKLLSKVFLHLLPELSQVTTFCKLWLGVLTRMEKYIKVKIRGKKSEKLQELVPELLKNTLIVMKNKGVLVQRSALGGDSLWELTWLHVNNISPSIQSEVFPDQDYEQKQELSDENEAGAQA